A stretch of Lathyrus oleraceus cultivar Zhongwan6 chromosome 6, CAAS_Psat_ZW6_1.0, whole genome shotgun sequence DNA encodes these proteins:
- the LOC127097139 gene encoding mitogen-activated protein kinase kinase kinase NPK1 isoform X2, with the protein MQDFFGSIRRSIVFSTPPAHTDDGRFTGFANKIGSAIRKSRIGLKSPPPPPPPHIRWRKGELIGSGAFGRVYMGMNLDSGELIAVKQVLIEPGIAFKANTQANIRELEEEVKLLKNLKHPNIVRYLGTAREEDSLNILLEFVPGGSISSLLGKFGSFPESVIRTYTKQLLEGLEYLHNNRIIHRDIKGANILVDNKGCIKLADFGASRKVVELATINGAKSMKGTPHWMSPEVILQTGYTTSADIWSVACTVIEMATGKPPWSQQYPQEVSALFYIGTTRSHPPIPEHLSAEAKDFLLKCFHKEPDLRPSASDLLLHPFITCEYQESHSISRSSVRDSCNRIATDGMNSRNFLDSIQGSTCTGLKDVCQMDSLRFSNANLLKPGSYQGAGNYDDDMCQMDDDDDIFAASSVKANSLLAADDIKSFNPMCEPVEDGWSCKSDETLNLKKSRLNLYPDQTIRITMSPKPSPNAEKEFSFSSEPLGVEDDDEVTECKIRAFLDDKAFELNKLQTPLYEEFFGKSIAAIPPVPVEVAHSKVISDVSNVKSKSRSPSQDRRRFSMAGIANVTSPESHRKYLTKPVTAHCRPLQEIQPSELYDSKETLRDAEQGSSVSPSFSERQRKWKEELAEELERTREVMRQTGGGKITSPKDRSFLRD; encoded by the exons ATGCAAGACTTCTTCGGCTCCATTCGCCGATCCATAGTTTTCTCAACTCCACCCGCACACACCGACGATGGACGCTTCACCGGATTCGCCAACAAGATCGGCTCTGCCATTCGCAAATCCAGAATCGGCCTCAAGTCTCCTCCTCCACCTCCTCCTCCGCATATTAGGTGGCGTAAGGGTGAGTTGATTGGTTCCGGTGCATTCGGTCGAGTTTATATGGGTATGAACCTCGACTCCGGGGAGCTTATTGCCGTCAAACAG GTTTTGATCGAGCCTGGTATTGCTTTCAAGGCGAATACACAG GCTAATATTCGGGAGCTCGAAGAAGAAGTGAAGCTTCTCAAGAATCTTAAGCATCCGAACATTGTT AGATACTTGGGAACTGCTAGAGAGGAAGATTCCTTAAATATTCTGCTGGAGTTTGTACCTGGTGGATCTATCTCATCACTGTTGGGGAAGTTCGGATCCTTTCCTGAGTCC GTTATAAGAACCTACACAAAACAGCTTTTAGAGGGGCTTGAATATCTTCACAATAACAGAATTATTCACCGGGATATTAAG GGTGCAAACATTCTAGTTGATAACAAAGGGTGTATTAAACTCGCAGACTTTGGTGCATCCAGGAAAGTCGTGGAATTG GCTACCATAAATGGAGCAAAGTCTATGAAGGGTACCCCACACTGGATGTCACCTGAAGTTATTTTACAGACAGGATATACAAC CTCTGCTGATATATGGAGTGTTGCATGCACTGTGATAGAGATGGCCACAGGAAAGCCTCCATGGAGTCAACAGTATCCCCAGGAG GTGTCAGCTCTTTTCTACATTGGGACAACTAGATCTCATCCACCAATACCCGAACATCTGTCTGCTGAGGCAAAGGACTTTTTGCTGAAATGCTTTCACAA GGAACCGGATTTAAGACCTTCTGCATCAGACTTGTTACTG CATCCATTCATCACATGCGAGTATCAGGAATCTCATTCAATATCACGCAGTTCAGTCAGG GACTCTTGCAATCGGATAGCAACAGATGGGATGAACTCTAGGAACTT TTTGGATTCTATCCAAGGATCAACGTGTACAGGCCTAAAGGATGTTTGTCAGATGGATAGTTTAAGGTTCTCGAATGCAAATCTTCTAAAACCAGGTTCCTACCAGGGAGCAGGCAACTATGACGATGACATGTGTCAGatggatgatgatgatgatattttCGCTGCATCATCAGTAAAAGCTAACTCCCTACTTGCTGCTGACGACATAAAG AGTTTCAATCCAATGTGCGAACCTGTGGAGGATGGCTGGTCTTGCAAGTCAGACGAAACACTAAATTTGAAGAAAAGCAGACTGAACTTGTACCCAGATCAAACTATTAGGATAACTATGAGTCCCAAACCATCTCCTAATGCAGAGAAGGAGTTTTCATTTTCAAGTGAACCTCTTggagttgaagatgatgatgaagtgACAGAGTGCAAAATTAGAGCTTTCCTGGATGACAAG GCATTCGAACTGAATAAGCTCCAAACACCTCTTTATGAAGAATTCTTTGGCAAATCAATTGCAGCCATTCCTCCTGTACCTGTTGAAGTTGCACATAGTAAAGTTATTTCAGATGTCTCAAACGTAAAATCAAAAAGCAGGTCTCCTAGTCAAGATAGACGGAGATTCTCAATGGCTGGCATTGCCAATGTAACAAGCCCAGAGAGTCATAGAAAATATCTTACAAAACCTGTGACTGCTCATTGTAGACCTTTGCAGGAAATTCAACCTTCTGAGCTTTATGATTCAAAGGAGACTCTTCGTGATGCTGAGCAAGGATCAAGTGTCAG CCCAAGCTTCTCCGAGAGacaaaggaaatggaaagaagAACTTGCAGAAGAGCTTGAGCGGACGCGTG AGGTTATGCGTCAAACAGGTGGGGGGAAGATAACATCCCCAAAGGATCGCAGTTTTCTCAGAGACTGA
- the LOC127097139 gene encoding mitogen-activated protein kinase kinase kinase NPK1 isoform X1, whose product MQDFFGSIRRSIVFSTPPAHTDDGRFTGFANKIGSAIRKSRIGLKSPPPPPPPHIRWRKGELIGSGAFGRVYMGMNLDSGELIAVKQVLIEPGIAFKANTQANIRELEEEVKLLKNLKHPNIVRYLGTAREEDSLNILLEFVPGGSISSLLGKFGSFPESVIRTYTKQLLEGLEYLHNNRIIHRDIKGANILVDNKGCIKLADFGASRKVVELATINGAKSMKGTPHWMSPEVILQTGYTTSADIWSVACTVIEMATGKPPWSQQYPQEVSALFYIGTTRSHPPIPEHLSAEAKDFLLKCFHKEPDLRPSASDLLLHPFITCEYQESHSISRSSVRVSIPGDSCNRIATDGMNSRNFLDSIQGSTCTGLKDVCQMDSLRFSNANLLKPGSYQGAGNYDDDMCQMDDDDDIFAASSVKANSLLAADDIKSFNPMCEPVEDGWSCKSDETLNLKKSRLNLYPDQTIRITMSPKPSPNAEKEFSFSSEPLGVEDDDEVTECKIRAFLDDKAFELNKLQTPLYEEFFGKSIAAIPPVPVEVAHSKVISDVSNVKSKSRSPSQDRRRFSMAGIANVTSPESHRKYLTKPVTAHCRPLQEIQPSELYDSKETLRDAEQGSSVSPSFSERQRKWKEELAEELERTREVMRQTGGGKITSPKDRSFLRD is encoded by the exons ATGCAAGACTTCTTCGGCTCCATTCGCCGATCCATAGTTTTCTCAACTCCACCCGCACACACCGACGATGGACGCTTCACCGGATTCGCCAACAAGATCGGCTCTGCCATTCGCAAATCCAGAATCGGCCTCAAGTCTCCTCCTCCACCTCCTCCTCCGCATATTAGGTGGCGTAAGGGTGAGTTGATTGGTTCCGGTGCATTCGGTCGAGTTTATATGGGTATGAACCTCGACTCCGGGGAGCTTATTGCCGTCAAACAG GTTTTGATCGAGCCTGGTATTGCTTTCAAGGCGAATACACAG GCTAATATTCGGGAGCTCGAAGAAGAAGTGAAGCTTCTCAAGAATCTTAAGCATCCGAACATTGTT AGATACTTGGGAACTGCTAGAGAGGAAGATTCCTTAAATATTCTGCTGGAGTTTGTACCTGGTGGATCTATCTCATCACTGTTGGGGAAGTTCGGATCCTTTCCTGAGTCC GTTATAAGAACCTACACAAAACAGCTTTTAGAGGGGCTTGAATATCTTCACAATAACAGAATTATTCACCGGGATATTAAG GGTGCAAACATTCTAGTTGATAACAAAGGGTGTATTAAACTCGCAGACTTTGGTGCATCCAGGAAAGTCGTGGAATTG GCTACCATAAATGGAGCAAAGTCTATGAAGGGTACCCCACACTGGATGTCACCTGAAGTTATTTTACAGACAGGATATACAAC CTCTGCTGATATATGGAGTGTTGCATGCACTGTGATAGAGATGGCCACAGGAAAGCCTCCATGGAGTCAACAGTATCCCCAGGAG GTGTCAGCTCTTTTCTACATTGGGACAACTAGATCTCATCCACCAATACCCGAACATCTGTCTGCTGAGGCAAAGGACTTTTTGCTGAAATGCTTTCACAA GGAACCGGATTTAAGACCTTCTGCATCAGACTTGTTACTG CATCCATTCATCACATGCGAGTATCAGGAATCTCATTCAATATCACGCAGTTCAGTCAGGGTTAGTATCCCCGGT GACTCTTGCAATCGGATAGCAACAGATGGGATGAACTCTAGGAACTT TTTGGATTCTATCCAAGGATCAACGTGTACAGGCCTAAAGGATGTTTGTCAGATGGATAGTTTAAGGTTCTCGAATGCAAATCTTCTAAAACCAGGTTCCTACCAGGGAGCAGGCAACTATGACGATGACATGTGTCAGatggatgatgatgatgatattttCGCTGCATCATCAGTAAAAGCTAACTCCCTACTTGCTGCTGACGACATAAAG AGTTTCAATCCAATGTGCGAACCTGTGGAGGATGGCTGGTCTTGCAAGTCAGACGAAACACTAAATTTGAAGAAAAGCAGACTGAACTTGTACCCAGATCAAACTATTAGGATAACTATGAGTCCCAAACCATCTCCTAATGCAGAGAAGGAGTTTTCATTTTCAAGTGAACCTCTTggagttgaagatgatgatgaagtgACAGAGTGCAAAATTAGAGCTTTCCTGGATGACAAG GCATTCGAACTGAATAAGCTCCAAACACCTCTTTATGAAGAATTCTTTGGCAAATCAATTGCAGCCATTCCTCCTGTACCTGTTGAAGTTGCACATAGTAAAGTTATTTCAGATGTCTCAAACGTAAAATCAAAAAGCAGGTCTCCTAGTCAAGATAGACGGAGATTCTCAATGGCTGGCATTGCCAATGTAACAAGCCCAGAGAGTCATAGAAAATATCTTACAAAACCTGTGACTGCTCATTGTAGACCTTTGCAGGAAATTCAACCTTCTGAGCTTTATGATTCAAAGGAGACTCTTCGTGATGCTGAGCAAGGATCAAGTGTCAG CCCAAGCTTCTCCGAGAGacaaaggaaatggaaagaagAACTTGCAGAAGAGCTTGAGCGGACGCGTG AGGTTATGCGTCAAACAGGTGGGGGGAAGATAACATCCCCAAAGGATCGCAGTTTTCTCAGAGACTGA